Within Porites lutea chromosome 2, jaPorLute2.1, whole genome shotgun sequence, the genomic segment aatacacattaaaaaaacaaaatttaggaatcacaaaaaaacttatttgggttatgaaagaacaaaatcagcaaaatttgttttgcgtcccatgtatttgcatgttcagaactgaacatcggtgaaacttcATCTATTGCGCGGTTGCctaacacgtgatcgaaagtctccagaaagatcagaaagaggaaacgttgctaatgttttcgggcaaagaagttgattttgcgagaagtctgttagacaaacagcatgacttcaactttacttcattagaagtcaataaaatacagcagagcttttatttgcgtcgtcacgctcaacagaaatttgcgtaaagttgtttacaagaattgcGAAGCTCGAGAAGTAAGCACCgttcgttctcgattagcttcGATTAGCTTGAgcttttatcagactaatctgctaTCGAGTCTGCAATcgagatacatgttcgacataaagaaattgttttaaatatcgatgcgctaaaagtcattcccggagaaacacggGATGATCTGTTGAGAATTACGATCGATTTGTCCGAAAGTCGATAAGTCTTCCGTcgaattcattcatttcacaatcctctttcaagtaaacgTAGATTAGAGTGTTGGAAGAAATCATTAAAGCCTTTAGACAAATCGTTAAAGCCTTTAGACAAATCGTTAAAACGTTTAGACAAACCGTTAGAGCGTTTGGGCAAaacgttagagcgttagaaaaaCCGTTAGCTATCCGTAAGTTGtgtaaaggataacaaattatcattagtgtacaTTTACCCAAACAAGAAAGTCACCTATCTTGggggccaggttggcgaccaggcgtgaaaatttagtcgccactgagtaaaagctggtcgcattggcgaccccacgggtcgcaacgtcgagccctgccggtctcaaagtgcccttgttcaacctttaccaatgccatgtttaaatagatgccaagatctcattggttcctaagcatcaactgatagtaccttcaaccttattggctcttgcaacaaacatcacaacatacaaagatacaaagccacaaagatacatacgctcacaccactgacatatgagctatttttttcaAGATAGCTCAACAAGTACAATTAGAATGATGAAGTATTGGCGACCGAAGTACATGTAACTTTTATCTTGGTGATTTGTAAAAGCCTTTCATCTAGAAGGAATGCTGGTAACATCCTTTTGCATGACTATCCCAACTAAAACTTGACAAAACTTACTTGTTTTCACTCTTGCCTGAGCTGTAGGATTTGAAGCTGGTCTAGCCGGAATCACTTTGACTCGACTATCTTCGTCTTGTACTTCATCATCAGAATCTTCAATATCACTCTCACCGAGTCCATAATCAGCAAGAGAGTTTAATGATCCAATTCGTGGATTATCCATGTCTTTCCCAGTGAATAAAAAACACAGTTTTCAAGGTCTTTTAGCTGTAAATGACGTTTAATAAATGAAagtggcggccatattgaaatCTGGATGCGCTGCTCGCTGACCAAAAAGACCGAAGACACTCGTTTTTAAATTATTCTAATTTTACGTCATGTAAACTCGTCATGTCATCTCGTCATGTATGATAAATTGATTGCGGGCGCAGAAGAGACAGTCTGTTAGATACTACATAACGCCCAAAATCAAAGTCTAAGTTGACTGAAGCAGGACTTGGAATCGAATCGGTGGAAGGAGCCATAGCCGTCCATAGCCGTCCGTAATCTGTGAGTTGGAGCAACTTCAAAATACCTCTCCACTTGTGGTTTTGCAGTTCAATTGATTAGGAGGaaagaaaatgtcagaaagtgAAGAGTACACACACATACAGGTGAGCTTGATTTTTTGCACATTATCCAGTAACCCGAAATTTAGTTTTGAGCTTTAATAAGCTTACGTACGATTGCGTTCGAACTTCTTCCTTGCTTCACATTGAGCGATGCGGAGACTAAAAGTGATCCTGTTGTTTTTGAATTAGACGATGTTAAAATTATCCTTGTTCATTTTTCCCATGTACGTGCGTATCTTGCTCATAAAAGCCGAGTGGGTTCATTCTGATGGTCGCGTAACGTTGAACCGATGTGTGTAGTACGTGAGAAAATAAGACTGAAAATGCTTTAGTTTGGAATAAAAAGGGACGAGGTTGAGGGAATTCATGACGAAAGCTTGTCCTGTACTTAAATACGCCAATCTTTAGAATTGCCTGATCTTAACGCCAGCGCAactttttaaagtaactttaattttctaaaaaatacaCGGGTGTTGTGCAACGAGGATCAGCCAGGGCAGCGTATCCTCCAGGTTGATAAGCTTAAATATTACCAGTGTTAGCGTTGCACTGTATTTTGGACTTTCATCAGATACATACACGTATGCTATATGCATGGCAGACGACATTTCTCTATCTTTGTCATAAAAATAGTCGTTTCGATGTCACGAGGCCGGCTAGTTGTTGGTTTATGAGTCATCATCAAATTTTGGAATTTATCACCATAACACAATAAACCTAGTATCAATGTCATTGCCATTAGTTGTGTATCACATGTTTTACTCTTATTACTGTTGACATGTGATATCCTGCAGATTGTGGGACTGCATAACATTGTATCTTTACCCCCAGGCAAAGATTTATAATTTTATCGTACATGTAACAGTACACTCATTTTCAAGAgagcattattttttcctttcggATCTCAGTGTCATCATACAAAGTGATAAAGTGCTACAGTTTCCAAAACCTgtcaaatgtttttgttatgtACATCAGTTTGTCAACAATGCAAAACAATAGCATTCCAATCCTATCTTTTCAAACTTACTGATCAATAGAAATGTCAAataaatttattcagtcacagtTTGTGaacaagaagcaaaaaattgtGCAGTAAGGGAGCTCCCAGCTATTGTGTTTATAGAAAGGCTCATATTAGGTGGAATGCTGGTCACTGGATAGATGCCTGGTCATGCATACATGTAAGCAAAGTAAAAGATACTTACATTTTCTATGGATTTAACTTTCTTGTAGGACGCatttaagaaattaaaagaatcATTTAGGTCTGGCAAGACAAGAGATGTGGAGTATAGAAAAGATCAGCTTAGAGAATTACTGAGGCTTAtggaagaaaatgaagatgCAATTGCAGAAGCTCTTGCCAAGGACATGCACAAGGTTTGACCATTATGAAATATcgtaaatcctttattaagtgcccccccccctcacaaataagcccccccttttcagaggaagaaagttaataagcccccccccccctctctattaagctcTCCTCTCCTTCCCTAATTCTCCTTCCCTTCTTCATTAATAAATAATAGACTGTGTTAATCAATAACAACTGTAAAGCTGcatgtggactgatccaggatggttgttttaccaactggaagtttggatttgattctgatcctccgCTTCATGACCTaaaaacttcttgtacttgagcttttccacttcgTATTCTAGTTCTtaatggagaactgataccattgtcTTTTCTGAATTAGATAAGctccccctctcaaataagctccCCATCTCTAttaagcaccccccccccctcaaatgggcttgaaataaatgagccccccagggggcttgGTAGAGGATTTACCGTAAACTATCGGTGAAAACTTGGGTCCCAGTTGATATCATTACCCCTTTTATCCACCCAACCCTTGAAAGGTTGAGCAAATCGCCTTTGAAGACTTaatctgtttcttttctttattatttcttCCCAGCCAAAGCAAGAAGCTGTTTTGGCAGAGGTTTTGATGGTTAAGAGTGATATCACATATGGTGAGATAGCTATCCAGTTCAGCTGATTAAGCAACAATAATGTGTTAACAGGCTCAGTggtaacctgagaaaacagcctacaTTTTGTGATGCCACCACAGGTTTTTcccaaaatgacgtctgagaaacgagtgtaGAAATTTCATGCTTATGACGCTTCACTACCCAGGTCTGGTTTGTGCCTCTGATTGGATAAGGCAAAATTTTCAAccaacccagatctgggtagtgacatgtcatcagtatgggatTTGTGCGTTCattcctcagacatcattttgtgCCAGAGAAAGCAGTGGTGGAGTtatgaaatgtcagctgttaCCTCAGGCTAGTTCAGCGGGTGAAAGTTGCACTTATTGAGAGAGGTTAATAAATTTGTCATCATTTACATCATGCATGGATTTCTTTGTTTAGACAtcagcaattattgtgcatgaGTCATTGATATAATTAGGTTCTTGTTAATTAAATATGATGTTGCTTCTATTTCCATCAGCTCTCAATAACTTATCTGATTGGGTCAAACCCGAAGCACCAGAAGTTCCATTGGTTAATAAAGCTGATAATTGCTTTGTAATCAGTGAGCCACTGGGCATGGCTTTAATTATTGGAGCATGGAATTATCCAGTACAACTCACCCTCCTTCCTCTTGTTGGGGCAATTGCTGCTGGTAGGTTGTATACCATTAATTAATCTAATAGACACCCTATCTCAAGCAAATGCCTCTTGTCTAACAAAAGTTCCACTACGTTTTTATCATACACCTCCTGTCTAATACATGTAGATGCCTTGCATAGCAAGAATAGTGCTCCAAAACTAATTCTAGGAAAAAGAGGGACCAGGGGGAGAACTCAGAATTTTAAGTGACAGGGGTAATCAAATGAAGGCAACAATCAAAACCCCAAAAATCCCTGCACCAAAAACTAACCCCCAAAATATCCCATGGTGAAGTTCCGCAACTAAAAAAGTTTGGTTTTACTGTATTCAAAGAACTACCCAACAGGGATATGTGGACACTACTAAggatcttcagattgttttggaTACCCCAAAAagtccctacttaaatcaagccatctaaaaaaatacttgccaaattttcctaccccccccccccccccccaccctgcACAAATAAAAAACCTGCACTCGAacattttaaaccaaaaaaattcctttgattatccctgtcacttgaaatccagagtaccaCGCCTGGGCAAAAAATAGTCAACTCTCTTGTAAGACAGACCTTTAGGACCAGCAATTAGTAAGactatagagagtcaaataaagagagtaaagaaaagcagggaccaactctaggtgtccttTTTACCAAGGTGTgtgtcttatagaggtgtctgtaaaaaaaaaagttggctgTATATAGTAgtcattcaatttattcagtttcttgcttggcTTACCAAGTGTTTCGGCATTAATTAATTGTATGATTCTTGGTCACTGTCAAGTTCAAGCATGGATACTGACATTGAAattaagattttaagaaatcagtATGGATCTCTAAACAACCTACCCATTGATGTGTATTGATCTAGCAATGGACTGGATAGTCTGCTATTTGTAAATTGTGGTGATGTATTATTTACCAAAAGCATATTAGATTTTTGGAGTTACAATTTTCTGTTAAATGCCCCTGCTTAGTCTCTTAGGATTAAATAGGCGTCCCAGgcatttattacatgtgcatcATTTTTTTACTTGTGAATGATgacaacaaaatttgcaaaaaaattataGACAATTATCTCTTACAAGCGTGAATTTCTAAGTAAATCTCATCTATCAATTCTGTGTACATATTATGATCTGGTTTGCGATTCATGGTGATGAAAGTGGcttaaatattatattttgtcAGTTTGTTTCAATTTATGCAGGTCATTTGTGATAGACCTAAAAGTTAAATTGGTTTGACAAATGTCTACCTAAAAAAATCTTGTGACCAGAAAATTTATGAAATAGCCTATAAGTATAACATTTTGTACACTGTTGGTGATTTCTGTGTTAAACTACATGTACTTTTGAAACAGGGAACTGTGCAATAGTCAAACCATCAGAAGTATCATCACATGCAGCAGAACTTGTAGAGGAGATGATACCAAAATATCTTGACcaggtacatacatgtacatgtattagtTGCATGTtcctgttttttgttgttgttttaaagtttgtttttagagAAAGGGCgaggttaaaaatattttaacccATTCGAGGTGCCCTGTTTCCTATACttcaaacagaaaataaaataggaaatgtttttgttagtgTGCAGCTGTACAGAGTGGTTGTGCACAGGCTGACAGAACAAAGTTCACCCCAAGTggggtaatccaagacagttttgGATTGTGGATTTCAGGCTGTGCATTCttgattccaggtactggattccggattgcttgtcagtagaacttggatCCCAGATTccaaggattccggattccagaaggAAAAATGAATCCAGATTACCTTACATGGAGTGATAGATGATGGGGTGACAAAGTGATGTGTAGATTGAAATAATAGTGCAGTAATGATCCAGGATTTTAATTCCATTCCAGGACTGTTATGCAGTTATCACTGGTGGAGTGGAGGAAACAAAGTATTTACTAAACAAGTGCAAATTTGACAAGATATTTTACACAGGTGGCAGTGCTGTGGGTAAAATTGTCATGGAAGCAGCATCAAAGAATCTAACACGTGTTACACTTGAGCTTGGAGGAAAAAGGTAGAATTGATAGAGATATGAAATCCTTACCCACTATAATCATAAATTCTGTTGTTGGAAATTAAATGGTTTAAGGGAACAATGTAATAAGTAATGGGAATATGACAGTCTGGGTGAGAGTGGTTCGAAACGGGACAGCTGTAAGCAGCGAGTGTCATTTCAACAATCTGTGTACTTAGTATTCACTAATCTGTTCATGTTGTCCGGCTTCAGCagcataataaaaaaatatataactgTTCAagtgaggccttaaactgctgcttaaaaaagtaaaatccaaAATCCAAGCTTTCGCCGATTAACGGCATCATcagggatgagaaaatattccgCGCGCGCTGTCAGTGGAATACAACGCTCAAATGATGGAGTGTCTCTAGACAAAGGACCTCTAAAGGCGCTTAAAAATGGTCTCTAGAATACTAAAGTAAAAGGTCTGCGAATTCATTACATTCCTTCGCGAATTGAGTGTAGGCTTGCACTTTCTAATGTAAAATTCTTCATAAAGGCGTAGATTAGCGGGATCGTTTTCGCTCGTAATAATCTTGACCTCAATGCCTTTATAGTCTTTGTTCTGGCAGAAATAGTTATGTTTTTTTACATAGGAGCATTCATTATTGAAATGTTCTTTAACGCGGTCGTGGTTGAAGCGTGTCGTGCTATCTATGTATTGCTTATCGCAGCTGTTACACGTGAGCTGGTACACTGCATTTCTTTGTTAACACAACCCAGTGTTAGAGATAGGGCATTTGTCTCTAGTGCATTTGCGTTCCATGGAGGTGTGGGATGTGGCTCGTCTGAGAGTGTAGGATTTGTGGGAAATGCGTACCGGGATGTTTTCTTGTCTAAAAATGTTAGCGATCCTGTGATTGAGTCGTGTAGAAATGTACGGGATCTTAAGGTATGACCATTCTGTGTTGGCAGGTTGAGGGTTTCGTTGGGGGTTTTGTGGGCGTTTTGTCTGCTCTGTACTGTTCTCTGGATAACCGTTAAGGCCAAGAATGTCATCGAATGTGTTTAAATGTGGGGAGCATCTGTTTCGATGCGTTTTCGTTCGTTGCGAATGAAGTTGAGTTTGGATTTGGTGGGAATAGCTGATCGATGGTGGACAAATAGAGGTACCTTGGCTGGCTTTTTGTAGCATTCAAAAGAACTGTTGCCATCCTTGGATATGGTGACTGTGAAATCGACAATGACAGGCCACTCGGTGTTGTTTCTgcttttcaatttcaaatttcaaattagGGTGTACTTTGTTTATTACATGGTGGAAGTGGTCTGCTGTTGCTTCATTAGTTGTTTGGACATAATTGTCGTCAACATATCTCTTGTAAGGGCTCATCGTTAGGTGCGAGGAGAGGGCGATGGTTTCTCTCATTGTTAGAGACACGCCCCTCATCAAAACGAATCCGGAAATCTTTTAGCCTaattcacagaccctctattttcacATTAGATATCATTGAGCGCGCGAATGATAATAAAAACAGCGGGGGATTTTTTCACCGCAAATGCaagaggggtgggggtgggaaaaggttcctttctttttttctcgcaCTCTGCGCGCGCtgtaccctggctccagaggccCATTCTCAAAATACCTAAGATGAAATAAACCGAGCTTGATAAGGCTCCCGAGCCGCTTTCTCTCGGCGCCTCGCCGCGAACCATCAGTATCGATaagaaaaatatcctctggaacccagggtacgCGCGCTGTCGAATTGTCAAAAAAATCTTAGATAAACGTCCGTGGTCAGCCTAGAAATCTTTGTGACCGCATATTTTTCACACGAATCGGCCTTCCGTCCACATGCAAACAGTGAATCTGCTCACTGAAACTGCATCGTTTTGAAACCGGTCTCCAGAGAGTGTTTTTATTTGTCCGACGGAATTGCGTATTCGTGTATGAGACTATTGAAATCGGGTATTTCCGAATTCAATTAAGTAATGCGGGGTTCACGTGGATGGGGCCATAGTGAGTTGTGTATCGACACTCTATAGTTTCAGGTCTGTTTATTGATCAACTGCAACACTCGGGAAAGTGTTCCCGCCAAAGGAATTTCTGCTCGGTCAGGTCTCGTTTCTGACCAGTCAAAAATGGTATTGCACGAAAAAAAGCTAATAACGGCTTGTAAACCCAAATTTTAGCATTATACTCGTTCTAGTCGTCGCTTGACCGTTTGAAAAGTGACTTAATGGACAAAATGATTTGGCCGCGGTCAAGATAGACATCTTGTTTCGCTAAATAACAACAAAGGCTCGAGGATGATATTTACCGCAAGAAGATGTCTGTGTTGACTGCAAAAGTAACATGTTGCCCAACCGTGACTCTCTAAGTGTTTCCTCCAAAGTCCATAGTATTTAGCAAAACGTTTGAGGTCAAAGATTGTTTCGTTTAGTTTACTTTTTAGTACATAtccttgacgtccactgcacgactacgacatgagACCTCCTAAAGCGACTTTTCAAAGAGgacgtgaacatacgacgactttcaattttctattttgaacCTGGATAAAAATCCtgaagaattcaactccaggtgAAATCGCCTACATTTGAGAAATTGAGTGGGTCCAAATAAACGGGATAAAatttgaaaggacgcaaattctTTTTTTAGCAAGGTTTTCACTGCTTCCGTCGTCTTTGTTGCTTAATAAGCCCCTACTTAGCAGTGACCGGTCAACATGACCGGTGTGGGAATTTTTGGGCTATAAAAGTTGCCATTCTGGCCGGACATTGTCCTTTGACCGGCctttattttgagccctgaacTGGTTGATTAAATAGTGATGTCACCGGCTATGAAGCCACGAAACTTTGATCCATCTTTTTCATTGTCACTGAtcttttgccatttttgttatTCCGATTTGTCAGTTTTTGTTCAGTTCAAGAACCAATACGCTTCTGGTTTGCAAATATCAATAGATGACGTCAATGCGAGTaacgtatttactcgaataagcgccgcccCCGATTAAGAAGCACCACTTCCGAATAAGTGTCGCGGCCCTGATGTAATCAAAGTAAAAAAGGCATTAATTCTGGTCGTTTAATACGAAAAATGTCGCGtacaactttcaaataaacgccGTCGTCAAATGAAGACCGTCGCATTGAGGcgtgaaaattttaaaagcgttgCGGCGCtcattcgagtaaatacggtatcGCTATTTCATCATAATGAACCTCCTGTCGTCTTTTTTTCAGCCCGTGTTACGTTGACAAGGACTGCGATCTTGAGATAGTCGCTAAAAGAGTTTCTTGgggaaaatttgcaaatgctGGACAGGTCCGTGTACACAATATACTGTAATTTTTAAATACTCACTATTAACATCATTCCGCAAAGTTCTCTTCTAGTACTATCCTTACAATGTACTTCATAAGCATTTCcggttttttccttttcttatttcAGACATGTGTCGCCCCAGACTACCTTCTGTGTCACCCCGATGTCCAAGAGGAGCTCATCAAACGCTTCAAAGAAactttgtttgatttttatggaGAGGTGAGCGAGGGCTATTCCGTCATTCATTCGTAGGTTACAAGGACAGTTATCAGAGAGTTTACGCAACCACATCGGCGATGTATTCGcgcttttttttaactttatcgCGTTACCAGACTCTATCGAgttaaatttgtcaaatgttggcgaatttcCTTATGGTTAAATTGTCAGGGACAGCAGCGAAGttttaaaagaggaaaaaaattcttctttCTATGTTCAAGTCACATTAGAAAGTTTCAGGTGTCAGTTGGACGACAAAGAAGTATACCAAAGATTGTGGTTCACGTGCGCAGTTGTATTGTTCATTTAACCTGTTGCTTTTATGACGTCGTTGCGGCGTCGTCGTTTTCGTTGAGTTAACTCCAAAGTAAATGATTGTCAGCTCCATAGTTTGCGTTGCTTAGGTCTTTTCTCTGTGGAAG encodes:
- the LOC140928979 gene encoding aldehyde dehydrogenase, dimeric NADP-preferring-like isoform X2, whose translation is MSESEEYTHIQDAFKKLKESFRSGKTRDVEYRKDQLRELLRLMEENEDAIAEALAKDMHKPKQEAVLAEVLMVKSDITYALNNLSDWVKPEAPEVPLVNKADNCFVISEPLGMALIIGAWNYPVQLTLLPLVGAIAAGNCAIVKPSEVSSHAAELVEEMIPKYLDQDCYAVITGGVEETKYLLNKCKFDKIFYTGGSAVGKIVMEAASKNLTRVTLELGGKSPCYVDKDCDLEIVAKRVSWGKFANAGQTCVAPDYLLCHPDVQEELIKRFKETLFDFYGEDPKESPDYARIVNNRHFNRLKSLMSSGTCAIGGETDESENYIAPTVITGVKPTDPLMENEVFGPLLPIVNVDNVDEAIEFINDRDKPLALYIFSNDKSKVDRILKNTSSGGFLANDTVVHAGVHTLPFGGVGGSGMGAYHGKYSFDAFSHKKGCVLKKQMLESINSLRYPPYEEKRFAWIRWLMSSKENSIKSLSDVPPLLLSIPVAIIRKVPCFNCRR
- the LOC140928979 gene encoding aldehyde dehydrogenase, dimeric NADP-preferring-like isoform X1; the encoded protein is MSESEEYTHIQDAFKKLKESFRSGKTRDVEYRKDQLRELLRLMEENEDAIAEALAKDMHKPKQEAVLAEVLMVKSDITYALNNLSDWVKPEAPEVPLVNKADNCFVISEPLGMALIIGAWNYPVQLTLLPLVGAIAAGNCAIVKPSEVSSHAAELVEEMIPKYLDQDCYAVITGGVEETKYLLNKCKFDKIFYTGGSAVGKIVMEAASKNLTRVTLELGGKSPCYVDKDCDLEIVAKRVSWGKFANAGQTCVAPDYLLCHPDVQEELIKRFKETLFDFYGEDPKESPDYARIVNNRHFNRLKSLMSSGTCAIGGETDESENYIAPTVITGVKPTDPLMENEVFGPLLPIVNVDNVDEAIEFINDRDKPLALYIFSNDKSKVDRILKNTSSGGFLANDTVVHAGVHTLPFGGVGGSGMGAYHGKYSFDAFSHKKGCVLKKQMLESINSLRYPPYEEKRFAWIRWLMSSKENSIKSLSDVPPLLLSIPVAIIRKVFGLPRYFLEK